One part of the Chitinispirillales bacterium ANBcel5 genome encodes these proteins:
- a CDS encoding peptidoglycan-binding domain-containing protein, with amino-acid sequence MCVLGNESRNTGGNIHIFDSETDFTDMEVFKKNFVKRVEIGGRLKMRVSYAKSYKKGDTGKIVEEINIRLAGFGGGVPSDVFDDLTETKVKNFEKLYMKRGNPKGIVDMAVAEAIDEFGEAYTISVRLFDQLKCKCPAMSDVTVKCNGYGNGKYLNEFSGASTREAFHRYEYPGIHRSLLWAVRGLQFHLLQNTTKYRLHGFSSGYRCYGSTVNHRGKAVDILYEVERNGNWINRNTQSDADRRVVAEQVRTICQKREVLNATVDWVMPASKDRFSLESVDTGATTWVHVDVREFSRNKYLIDKFFCTSPNEMNGDKLTVLIEGNINA; translated from the coding sequence TTGTGTGTACTTGGAAACGAAAGCAGAAATACCGGCGGGAATATTCATATCTTTGACAGTGAGACCGATTTCACTGACATGGAGGTGTTTAAAAAGAATTTTGTAAAGAGAGTGGAGATCGGTGGAAGGTTGAAGATGCGGGTGAGTTATGCGAAAAGTTATAAGAAGGGTGATACAGGAAAGATAGTTGAGGAGATAAATATACGGTTGGCTGGTTTTGGGGGTGGTGTACCATCGGATGTTTTTGATGATCTGACAGAGACAAAAGTTAAAAATTTCGAGAAGCTCTATATGAAACGGGGTAATCCTAAGGGCATAGTGGATATGGCTGTAGCCGAGGCTATTGATGAATTTGGGGAGGCATATACGATTAGTGTTAGACTGTTTGATCAATTAAAATGTAAATGTCCTGCAATGAGTGATGTTACTGTCAAATGTAATGGATATGGAAATGGGAAATATTTGAATGAGTTTTCGGGGGCATCCACACGGGAAGCATTCCATAGATACGAATACCCCGGTATTCATAGGTCTCTACTTTGGGCTGTTCGTGGCTTGCAATTTCATCTCTTACAAAATACAACTAAATATCGTTTACATGGATTTAGCTCAGGTTACCGTTGCTACGGCTCAACAGTGAACCATAGAGGTAAAGCAGTAGATATACTATATGAAGTAGAGCGAAATGGAAATTGGATTAACAGGAATACTCAAAGTGATGCTGATAGACGAGTTGTGGCAGAACAAGTACGGACAATATGTCAAAAACGTGAAGTTCTTAATGCTACAGTCGACTGGGTGATGCCTGCCAGTAAGGATAGGTTTTCTCTTGAATCGGTAGATACGGGAGCAACAACTTGGGTCCATGTAGATGTCAGAGAGTTTAGTCGAAATAAATATTTGATTGATAAGTTTTTCTGTACAAGTCCAAACGAAATGAATGGAGATAAATTAACTGTATTAATCGAAGGGAACATAAATGCATAA